DNA from Garra rufa chromosome 5, GarRuf1.0, whole genome shotgun sequence:
acttttCTACTACACACTCAAAAATGTGTACTTTGTCTTCACCAAGagagtacatactttaagggcgtagtataagtatgAAGATTTAGCGCTGAACGCGTGTCAGATCAGACGAGCTGTAAACAGGGTAGACACTGCCTACAAACAGAATAAAGCTGACTTCATTAAACTTCTACAGGGTGATAACGAGACTTTTACACATAAGCACATTTTATAGACGCAAACACCGTTCATTAATCAAAACTGTTCGAACGTGCATgtatttattaacaaataaatattaatcaTATACTTCatacatatactttttaacattaaaaagcaGCTGTCTTGAACAGAACAGAATTTACAGACATAAGTTAATAAAGTATACATTAATGAGTCTGATGTGACATTATTAATGCACTTAAACGAAAAACTAAAATGTTAATAACAACATGTTTATGTGCGCAAAATATGCAACTGCTCAGCAGGTTGGTACTTACGTTTTCCATGTATTTTTCCAACAACGAACATGCTTAAGCATAAAACGGCTGCAGATTCCCGTCAGAATGAGTCTAACATGATCACATTGTTTAGAATAAACACAGTGCACAAACCTACATTATTATGTGCATGCAGTTCAGTTCCATCGAATGAAACAGTCCAATATCAGCCGCTCACTGACTGACGGTGTAAACGGGATCATCGGCACATTCGGCGTTTTTAGAGCAGCAGCGCAGCGTATTGGGCAGCTTCTCCCGCGATAGATACAAAGCCGGTTGAATGCTGCTGCTAATGTCCATGAAGCCGAAGGCGATGTAGTGGATATAACAGCGGAAAACATCGGGAGAGAAATATTCTCGAAAGGGAAAGAGAGCCACCGGCGGGAAATAGTTAACCACAATGATGGCCAAGATGATgaggaccattttgaaggcttTCTTCTTGACTGGATGTCTCTCATCTCGGCCTGGAGCCGATTGTCTCAGAGCCCAGAGGATGGAGACATTACAGAACAGCATGAATGCAAATGCTGCCAGGATCATAACAGTGAACACTTTATCAAAGTTAGGGATGTTTCCCACACACTTTAATGCAGCGTAGACCAGAGTGATGAACCAGACGACGCCGGCGCAGACAGAGCGATGCCGCTTGTCTTTGAGGTTGGTGAAGGTGATGGGATGGCGGACAGCCATATATCTGTCCAAACAGATGCAGGACAGGAAGAGCGGCGACGAGTCTTTGACACCATAGAAGAAGCGCAGGACGTACCAGGTGCTGCTGGTGGTCAGATAGACGATGTTGGCCAACTCCAGCGGAGGAATGAGGCAGAAGAAGGTGTCCAGCACGGCCAGCTGGATGATGAAGATGTCTGAGGTGGATGAGTCACCCTTATTCTTACGAATGAGCCATAGAACCATGATATTGGCTGGGATGCCCAAGAACATGTTGATGAACTGCAGCACCAGGTAGAAGATGAGGACGACGGGCATGTCTGCGCAGCCGGCGTACACGGTCTTCTCGGCTGATGAGATGTTGAGAGGCCGCTGTTTGATGAGCAGAGAGGAGTTGATGAATCTGAAGAGCTCTAGAATTGCCATCGTCCTCTTAGTGTGTCAAGACCAACAGCTGAAACACACAAACAGTGATTAAATGCAACCAAACAATCAATGCTTCTCTGGCCCTCCTTTACATGTGTTTCCTCCAAAATGCCACATCAATGTCTCCAGCAGCAGAAACCTGAACTGAAGCTTTCACTTCTGTCATGATACTCAAAATAAAGCATGTATCTGCATCAGGATCACATCATGCTCATTCATGCAACAACAGGCTTTCTGAATTTCGTCTTTTGAAGAATATTCACTTTCTATgctaatttaaaaaatgcatatcCCACAGTCAAACCTTAAAGTCTTGActataacactgtaaaaaatttgctgtagttctgcagctggttgccagtaacttactgtagatttttaatttgttatttactggcaacagtttgttcaaagttaaatgaacattaaacattaacaagtctttgtctttacagaataaaactataaaataacaacctactgcaaagcattctgggaaccagaaaccttcatcaacctttttctgttttttccttcagattttggttcccagaatgctttgcatgaggctgttattttagttttattctgtaaagataaagacttgttaatgttcaattaactttgaacaaactgttgccagtaaatagcataaatttaaatctacagtaagttactggcaaccagctgccagtaatactgtaatttctacagattttgtttacagtgtaggaaAAACACGATTGTCAGTTCATTCAAAACACTTTGCTATTTACAACAGGGCATGTTTATTTATGACAACTAGACCTGATCCTCTGCAGATCCTCTGCTTTGtctcaaagcagcttcacagaaatAAAGAGTTTCAGCAATCTGCTATTTTAAATATCATTATGGCTTCAGTTTTTATCTGTAAAGCAGTTCTAGTGAACAATACATTTCATTAAGTTGAGTTATTCAGCAGCCTCAGTCTATAGTTTTAGTACAACTAAACTGTCTCAATAATGTGTCAGTTGTCATTTATTCTGCCAGTAAAGCTGAACACAGAGAAAGCTTTCCACAGTTATTATAAGCAGCATCTCTTACCTTACATGAGTTACTGTGGTCTCCGAGATGCTCTTCAGCCGCAAGATCTGGTATTAAGTTTGTTGTGGGACTGACAGCTCATTTTAAACTGAAGGTGATAGACAACACCTTCACTCCCATGATTCAACACCACCGGGAGCTTCAGGAGCCAATCAGAGCCAGGCGTTTTGGAGACTAAAGGCCAATATGGAAATGTATGGTCTGAATGGTTCTcttacagaaaaaaacatttgcatattatttattttctagAACAGATAACAtggttacattttaacatatttactggCTTTATGAAGAACGAGTTATTGGATGGTGGGATTCATTGAGAAAACATGTAGTGGCAAGTCCTCATCATTAACAGCGATTGGCAATGATGCAACGCGCCATTGGCTCCTGACGGAAATTTGGTGGTAAACAACTGATGCAACCGTCCATTAGGATACTTCTGAAATTCAATGTAACAAAGTGTCGTTTGTTGCGTGAAGATGACATGGAGCTGTTTATCTGGATGGAAGAAAAAGGCAAAAGACTGTCAAATAGTGGCTGGGTTTTTAAcctgtcgtttttttctgttacaGTGGTTTTCAGTGTCAAAACAGACACACTTTTGTCATCTTTAGCTTCTCAGTTTTCTTCATCAGCATGAAACCTCAATGAATTAACACAAGAATTTGCAAAAGTACTTTGACCGTCCTATTTTTTCACAGCCTCGTATAAAACACTGTAATAATACATTACAAAAAAGAAATACTGAGAAACTGTTGAGCAAGTGATTGTTGCTGACAATtaattacaagtttttttttttataaaaactgtTTATGTAATTATTATTGTGAGATGCAGATTCATTATTGAGTTTGTTCTTTAGTCATGAACCTGCCTATGAGCTCTTCTGATTGTAGAAGAAATAAGATAAATCACATTATTGCTCTATTGTGTTGGTGATTATCAATCTCTCAAATGTGAAATATATACAATACTGTGTAAGTCTTAGGCACGTTAGATTTTTGATACAAAAACTgttttggacatttttttttttttttttttacattttacaataaggtgttatttgttaacattagtcaaTGTATTAACTAGCAAGAATGAATAATTaacaatgcatttgttacactgtttattaatcactgttaatgttaattaatgaaaatacagttgttcattgttcatgttagttcatgttaacaacttgtgattttaataatgcattagtaaatgctgaaattaacattctCTAAGATGAATACATGCTGttcattttagttcattttaactaatgttaacaaatgaaactttttttttttttgcatctgtgTGCCCAGTAGGATATGAATATCAAGTTGCAGTTGACCAAACATACAGTTTGGCTTAAAGTATAATAATTGAGTGATATTTGTGTACAAAGGAGTCTGATATggttcacacagagatctgaccATCATTCAGTTTTCACGCGAAGAAATAGAAAATAAACTACTGAACTGTGAAAACTTGCTGTTATTACTttgtattaacaaaattaatatttaatgtcCCCTAATAGTTGATTAACTGTTGGTTGAGTCGAGGCTTAGTCGACTAAATTTTTATTAGTTGCTTAgacgcagaaaaaaaaaatccacaagaAGCGGTGAAGTCACATGTCTGTAATGGTCAGATCGGAAACGGCTGGtttatgtggtaatatagtacatcatTCATccacctcaaatatggcttttttcatctgaaagatgtatgtagaAGCAACTTTATATGGGAGTTCaatggagtgtggaagctgaacagtagcgtGCTCACTGACCGATGGAGGCAccggtgcggtcacttgctcttaaaatactctgtcatttttggtcatacaggtCTTACAGACAAGAAAAAGATTTCTGtaaagagtgaaatgtctacttttaaaggggtcctatcatgctttttcacttttaaaattttagccagtgtgtggtgtgtgtatgtttgggcataaaaaacatctacaaagttacaaatctcgaagtccactccaaaggcagatatttcgtttttaaaaaaatcccttttcaaaaactatacaacgaacggctcctttggactacagcactTGTTTTTTTCCCGCATGCTATGATGTCACAGCACTGTCCTTtaaaatatcattcaaataaatcccgcctacggaaattcgaatcgttggcgggtggggaggcACGAGGTGGGGGTTCGCCTAACTTTAGTGATGTAGCAttgacagccgcttctgggatgcttcagcgagccacagGGCGGCCTGTATAAaagcaagcattgactaaagtgtccgagAACTGCTCTGGGAGCCGTGTTGGAGACGCAtggttgacgtgtgcggtatagagggtcgaaacacatgcagagccgcggctgatgtaaacacaagcattgactagagtgatggTCATCGGTTGTAATAATTATAGTTTCATGTATCAGCGATcttgcaggctgacgataggaccaacactactgtagcgtattgtTTACTTTCCCCTGACTTCCTGCTTTCAGACGAATGAAATCGGAGTTATGTTAAAAATAACCCTGGCACTCCCAaactttagaacggcatagacaagtgtttctctccatcagtccaaaacaagtcgatccataataaaaaaagtgcctcacatgactccggaggggtcagtaaaagcctcctttagcgatccgatgtgtttttgtaagaaaaatatccatatttaaaccgTAAGAAACACTTTAATCAGCCTTGCGataacagttgtacacggaacttgctgctttgggaagcggcgtggcagtactgaaacgctgtctaagctgttcgccaattgcaacgcagtataactgctaaccaatcacaacacattttgtttttcggaaggtggaccttcatcaaacccagaactaatcgagccatttgtgccagcttggggagaaagctattgtaataatgtaaattatgttaaaaataatgcaaccaccaagcatgagagcatgttctagtgcagccccaaaaccagtgttgttttcgtcaacgatgacgaaatcatttcgttgacgccactttttttcatgacgataacgagacgatgacgagataaaaatggctcgttgatgactaaaacatgacgagacgtgtgtgagttttcgttgacgagacgagaatagacgaaaatgttagtgggtggtccgtcagacgtttaaaatgcatgacatttccgcttattgtgcatgccaattaaaacttaaaaagtatctgacgctatggcaagccgttttagcattaaatactctttgctatactagtatggcaagccgttttagcattccatccttgtttgtcttttatgttctaaaacattccttcattattgtaattattggtgaaaatagtcaatccggaagctcacattgtgttgaactatagatctgctattttcagaacttataagtgacactacccaacagtaaaatacttactgacctacattaatttgttaaaagactactttttttccctttttttgactaacactagactaaaacctttttgacttttcgtcaactaaaattggactaaaactatcacatatagaagtgactaaaatttgactaaaactaagaagcattttagtccaaaagactaagactaagactaaatctaagatggttgtcaaaaacaacactgcccaaaacaaaataaagactttgtaaaagagcataataggacccctttaaatgaaccaattcaaatacaaatattctaagattatgtaatccatatgaaacatgcagacacatcactactgcggagatgacgaATCAGTGTCACTGACTTCATttcttaagccgaaaacaaagaaagcacgtTTATGAATTTCTAAAACATTAATGGTCACCTTGCTGTGCGTttgagtgcttattaggctatgtaggcaattaaaggctcatttttatgatttatataatttattaataaacatgcaacGTCAACTGATGCTTAAAATtaacgactactagtcgaccagaaaaacaTCTTTAGTCGAGGGAAGCCCAATTTTATGTTTCTTTGCCTACCAAAGAGTACACAATACCCTAACCTACAAATCTTGTATAAGAGAAAAGAAATAATTCCGCATTTACAGAAGTGAAATGTTAACTGATGCAGAAGAAAATCACAAGAACAGAATATCAAGAATAAACATCTTGTTTTAATAATGGAAAAGCATCAAGATGGTTGTGGATTACATATGCAAATGAAAAGAGAGTGGTGACATAATTAAATCAACAGTATGATGAGATTCATTACATCACAtgtaaaacacacagctgtggcaAATATAAAGCCTCTAATGACATTAGTGCTCTCCAGCTTCATTGATTGTTCTCCTGTAGTCTCTTAATGatcatttaactattatttttccAAAGCACCATCGCTCCGCATCGCTCCCTGCAGATTGAGGACAAAACACGGCGTTCTTTCCAGTGAATGTTGCCTTATCAGCTTAATGAAAGTGAAAAACACTTTGGCTGCTACTGTACGTTCCCAGCGAATGTTGCCTTATCAGCTCGGTGAAAGTGAAAACACTCTTTAGCTGCTACTGTACATTTGCAGTCATCGTCtaaaaatgtgatttaaatgGGACAACTGAATTTGCTTTGTTTCTTCATGAACATGGACACATTCAGCTCCTGTAAACTCAGTAGCCATGTAATAACTGAAAACCATGTGCCACAATGCAAATCATCAGGGCCTTACAGAGTTCAGGTAAAATAATGCATATTACCAGCAAATCTTATTTCAAATCTCTTTCACTCAGGTGTTGATGAAGCCCACATCCATTTCTTCCTATTTACTCCCATCTGATGATGACATGAAACACCTTTAGATGTTCGCAATAGCATGTTCATCCACAAACATCCCTTCTTTCTTAGTTTGATCTTGCTATCAGGGCTGAAAATCAATCAGCCAGTTCTTCATCTTTCTTCACAATATATATAACATTCGTATCTGAAATTCACTTTTGTGCCATTTTGTGCTTTTATATGGCTATATGATATAGCAAATATATGTTGGAAACATTTAGTCACAACAATTCCTAAAAAGTCACTTTTGAATTACTTCAATCACAATGCACGCAGAAACCTGTGGAAAAAACCCCGCAAAAACATTGCACCCTTCACAGCTCCATACAGCAACCAGAGAACAGAAGCAAGGGCTCGTGAGGtgcatttacattattttttgacCTCATAATCTGTAACTATAATGTCATAACAGTTGGTGAAATGACGGTCTTCTCTCTAATGACGTATGCATAATTTATCAAATCATTTTTTGCTCCTCACTTACAATCTACTGCTAGTTCACATTCAGATTCGCCTCCATCCACATCCAATCAACAATCAATGGACTGAACCGAAGTCCTGCCCTACTTTTTAACTCGGATGTAcatcaatacaaaaaaaaaaagatctgccGCTACTTCTGTTACATTATGTCTTTAAGAAGTCTTTCAAACTTTTCCCCTTTAACAATCTTTAGGAAAAGTACTACTCTTTCAGAGAAAACAGCATGCTAATTAAAGCGCCACAGCTAAAATAAACCGAAAGGAAAAGTCTACATAACTAACTGAGCTCACTAATCAACTGTTCAGATAAAAGTTCCATATTGATTACACAGGAGAAAAGTGTAGAAACTTTAAACGCAGCCTCTGTTCAGATGAGTTTATCTCTGATTCCATCTGATCTTTCTGCGCTGGAATCCAGTTTATTCTTCGCTCATCGAATGTATTTTGTCTTAGCTGACTGAGATCAGGCCTTTTCAGGTGAAGGTGAGATTGTAGCTCCTCACTGAATCGTGTGTTGATATCATAGATTGGACTTTTGTTGGTTCAAATTCCTCTGAAAATCCGGTAATGTCTGTCTCAGATGGTTCAGTGTGTAGTATGGTGTTGTGTTGATCTATGGACTGGTGGTGATCATATGAAGGCATGGTTCAGTGTGTAGTGTGGTGTTGAGAAGCTCATGATTGTGATTTGAGCAGATCTCTGGAGTGATGGTGATCAGATGAAGGTAGAGTCGAGAGCGCTGCTATCGTGAGCACTGCGAGCTCGGGCTTCAAACAGCTGCTTGATCAGAGCTGATTTCTCCTGCTCCAGCTGAGTGATGCGCTCACTTTTCTCTGTCACCTCCTGTAATGACAAATGACAAACAACGTGAGAAAGCAAGAGACACCAGAGACATTTCTGCATCTTCAGAATTTTAATCTACACGCAGTTACAGCATTTAACCTCATCTcttaaaagggtcatcggatgcccattttccacaagttcatatgattctttagggtcttaatgaaaagtctctaatatactttgataaaaaaattctcaatagtagtgtaaaaaaacacccttttaccttgtcaaaatcagctctgcaaaatatcagctcattttacgcttgggccctttaaatgcaaatgagctctgctcgccccgcccctctctgctacAGGATTACGagttgtaatgtttactttagccgcgtttatcggtgaaacttgccaaaaagcacattattaagaaaggccatttgcaaagatgcataaaaacccttataactcacttctgctgtgggtgaagctgcatcacgaatgattcacacgaacatagatgcatatgtagatcgggatcggcgctttccttttaaaaacgaaagtaacattatcctctgcctcttcagcggctcagatgtcaggagtaaatgactactgctatgttcatgattacatccaacaacagaacacctcaatcgctgaaacacctctgcacctgagtcacacaatggcggtcggagtcggactgtttcatctcggtgagggcgggtctaaggtaagacgctcatgtcaatcaactgtgtttcatcacaatgacaagaagctgagaatgatctgattttaaaaagggaatattacttttaaagattaaaaaaaataccactgggtggatttttgtcattgtagggtggttgtgtacacaaactgccatcacacattaatgttcaaacaacatgtaaaagttagttttgcatccgatgacccctttaagaaagcTGACCACATTTAAGAGACAGCATAACTGTGATGAAATATCAACATGCTAAATAGACATTTGTGTATTGATGCTTCTGTTAATCGGATGGTTTCCATTGCTATTGTATTAAGTAAGGAACTCATGCCAAAAAGTCACAGAATTAACATAATAAATTTAACCTAAGTTTGTAACCATTGGTGTATataaagaattagttcacccaaaagacACAATTAAGGATATTTTTTCTTTCGTTAATGAGAGAACCatcatggtactcttgtgaacacgcATCCACAAGTGATGCAGTACAGACGAAAATGTGGAATAAAGTCgtttgtttttgttaattaatCTCTCGATTAATGAGCtaatgatttgaatcaggtgtgtaaATAAGCAAACGCAGACTGAAAACCACCGGGTCTAAGTGTTATAGTTGATATTTACGTGAGTATATGTGTGAGACCTGTGTGAGGAGTCTGTTCTGTTCCTTCAGTACGTGGATGGCCTGAGGAGGCGCTGAAGCAGGAGCAGCAGGAGGAGCGCTGGAGGAGCCTGTGGATGGGAACGTCTGAAGAACAGCACATTTTTCAGTCAGCTCAGTAACAACAATAATATATCAGAGTGAAAGGAGATTTTATACAAACCTTCCCGGAGAATGAAAGTAAATCGCTGAGGCAGCGTGTGACGTCCTGGAGTTTAGGCAGAACAACATCCAACTGACTTTGACAAGACTCAGCCAAAAACTCCTgaagaaataaaatacaatgtcaGAAATTATGAAAACAACATATAttggtgcatctcaataaattagaatgtcgtggaagagttcatttatttcaataattcaactcaaattgtgaaactcgtgtattgaataaatacaatgcacacagactgaagtagtttaagtctttggttcttttaattgtgatgatttggctcacatttaacaaaaacccaccaattcaccatctcaacaaattagaatacttcataagaccaaaaaAAATT
Protein-coding regions in this window:
- the hcar2 gene encoding proteinase-activated receptor 3, giving the protein MAILELFRFINSSLLIKQRPLNISSAEKTVYAGCADMPVVLIFYLVLQFINMFLGIPANIMVLWLIRKNKGDSSTSDIFIIQLAVLDTFFCLIPPLELANIVYLTTSSTWYVLRFFYGVKDSSPLFLSCICLDRYMAVRHPITFTNLKDKRHRSVCAGVVWFITLVYAALKCVGNIPNFDKVFTVMILAAFAFMLFCNVSILWALRQSAPGRDERHPVKKKAFKMVLIILAIIVVNYFPPVALFPFREYFSPDVFRCYIHYIAFGFMDISSSIQPALYLSREKLPNTLRCCSKNAECADDPVYTVSQ